TGGCCGCAGGCCGTGCGCACCGGGTGATCCACGCGCACCCCACCGACCACGCGGGCTACTACCCGGGCGCCGAGCGGCTGACCATGAAGCTCATGGTCGATGCCGAGACCGACGCGATCCTCGGTGCTCAGGTGAGCGGACGCGCCGGCGTCGACAAGCGCATCGACGTGATCGCGACCGCCATGCACGCCGGGCTCACCGCGTCGCACCTGAGCCGGCTCGAGCTCGCCTACGCGCCTCCGTTCGGGTCGGCGAAGGATCCGGTGAACATGCTCGGCTACATCGCCGACAACCGCGCGGCCGGTACGGGCGACAGCATCCAGTGGCACGAGCTCGACGGCGCGCTCGCGGACGGGGCGACCCTGATCGACGTGCGCTCGCCGGCCGAGCATGCGAGCGGGGCGATCCCGGGCAGTGTCAACGTGCCGCTCGACGATCTGCGCCGGCGCATCGGCGAGCTGCCCGACGGTGATCTCGTGGTGCACTGCCAGGTGGGTCAGCGCGGGCACACGGCGGCGCGCATCCTCGCCCAGCGGGGTCGCGCGGCGCGTAATCTCGACGGGGGGTACCTCACCTGGAAGGCGGGCGCCCGGATGACGATGGAGGAGACATCATGAGCGCGTCGGATGCCGAGATCCGCAAGGTGGTGAACCGTCTCAAGCGCGCCCGCGGGCAGCTGAGCGCGGTCATCGATGCGATGGAGTCGGATGCCGACTGCCGCGACGTGGTCATCCAGCTCGCCGCCGTCGGCAAGGCGATCGACCGCGCCGGCTTCGCGGTGGTCAGCACCGCCCTGCGCAAGTGCGTGAACGGTGAGACGGATGCCGACGGCGAGCAGTCGATCACCGTCCCCGAGCTCGAGAAGCTCTTCCTCACCCTCGCCTGAGCCGCCTGTCGCGGCCGCTCCGCCCCGCCCCCCGCCGCCCCCAGCGTCTATATGGCGCGAAGTCTCGGTATTCCGCGCGGGTATCGGGACTTCCTGCCAAATAGACGGAGGTGGGGACTCAGCCGAACAACAGGGTCGCGGCGGTCGCGCCGCCGCCGCCCACGATGAGCGCGACGATCGTCACCCACGCGACCAGGCGAATGCGGCGGTTGCGCCGCTCGCCGAGATCTCCGTAGTCCTCGTCGGTGTCCACGGCACCCGTCACGCGACCGGCTCGGAGACGGTCGGGCCGAACACGGCCGGCAGCGTCGCCTGCGAGGTCTCGCGCAGCTCGGCGGCGGTGACGGTGAACACGTCCTGCACCTCGAGCGCCGGCTCCGAATCGGTGACGCCGATGCGCAGCACCGGGTAGCCACGTCCCTCGCACAGACCGCGGAACTTCACGTCATCCTCGCGCGGAACGGTCACGATGACGCGTCCGGTCGACTCCGAGAACAGGGCGGATGCCGCATCCACGCCGTCGCGCTCCATGAGCTCGGTCAGCCACACACGGGCGCCGACGCCGAAGCGCATGACGCCCTCGGCGAGGGCCTGCGCCAGGCCACCCTCGGACAGGTCGTGCGCCGACGAGATCAGCCACTCGTCACGCGCCGCGCTGATCAGCCCGGCGAGGCGCTTCTCCCCGGCCAGGTCGACGGCCGGCGGACGTCCGCCCAGATGGTTGTGGATGACATCCGCCCAGGCCGAACCCGACAGCTCGGTCGAGGTGGTGCCGAGCAGGTAGATGTTCTGCCCCTCGTCCTGCCATCCCGACGGGATGCGGCGCGAGACGTCGTCGATGATGCCCATCACGCCCACCAGCGGCGTCGGGTGGATCGGCACGTCGCCGGTCTGGTTGTAGAACGACACGTTTCCGCCTGTGACCGGGGTGCCCAGCTCATAGCATCCGTCTGCCAGACCGTCGACGGTCTGCCCGAACTGCCACATGACCTCGGGGTTCTCGGGCGAGCCGAAGTTCAGGCAGTCGGTGATCGCGGTGGGCACGGCGCCGGTGACGGCGACGTTGCGGTACGCCTCGGCGAGGGCCAGCTGCGCGCCCGCGTACGGGTCGAGCTGGCAGTAGCGGCCGTTGGCGTCGGTGGCGATCGAGAAGCCCAGGCCCGACTCCTCGTCGACGCGCATCATGCCGGCGTCGTCGGGGAAGGCGAGGGCGGTGTTGCCGCCGACGTAGTAGTCGTACTGGTTGGTGATCCAGCTCGTGTCGGCCAGGTTCGGCGAGCCGAGCAGCTTCAGGAACTGCGTGCGCAGCTCAGCCGGCTCGTTCGTGCGGGGCAGCAGCTCCGCAGCATCCGCCTGCAGTGCGTCGATCCACGTCGGGTAGGCGACCGGACGGTCGTAGACCGGGCCGTCGACGGCGACCGTCGACGGGTCGACGTCGACGATGCGCTCGCCCTGCCAGTCGATGACGAGGCGGCCGTCTCCGGTGACCTCGCCGAGCACGCTGGTCTCGACCTCCCACTTGTTCACGACTTCCATGAACGCATCGAGCTTCTCGGGGGCGACGATGGCCATCATGCGCTCCTGCGACTCCGACATAAGGATCTCCTCAGCGGTCAGGGTGGGGTCGCGCAGCAGCACGTTGTCGAGCGAGACGTGCATGCCGCTGTTGCCGTTGGCGGCCAGCTCGCTGGTCGCACACGAGATGCCTGCGGCACCGAGGTCCTGGATGGCCTCGACGAGCTCGTCGCGGTACAGCTCGAGGCAGCACTCGATGAGCACCTTCTCGGCGAACGGGTCGCCGACCTGCACCGCGGGGCGCTTGGTGGGTCCGCCGTCGTCGAACGAATCGGATGCCAGGATGCTGGCGCCGCCGATGCCGTCGCCGCCCGTGCGGGCGCCGAACAGCACGACCTTGTTGCCGACGCCGGTGGCGTTGGCGAGCTTGAGGTCCTCGTGGCGCAGGACGCCGACCGCGAGCGCGTTGACGAGCGGGTTGGCCTGGTAGACCGAGTCGAACACCGTCTCGCCGCCGATGTTCGGAAGGCCCAGGCAGTTGCCGTAGAAGCTGATGCCGGCGGTCACGCCGTGCACGACGCGCGGGGTGTCGGGGTGGTCGATCGCGCCGAAGCGCAGGGCGTCCATGACCGCGACGGGGCGCGCGCCCATCGAGATGATGTCGCGGACGATGCCGCCGACGCCGGTCGCGGCGCCCTGGAACGGCTCGATGAACGACGGGTGGTTGTGGCTCTCGGCCTTGAAGGTGACGGCCCAGCCCTCGCCGACGTCGACGACGCCGGCGTTCTGGCCCATGCCGACCATGAGGCGCTCACGCATCTCGTCGCTGACCTTCTGGCCGA
This is a stretch of genomic DNA from Microbacterium sp. YJN-G. It encodes these proteins:
- a CDS encoding metal-sensitive transcriptional regulator — protein: MSASDAEIRKVVNRLKRARGQLSAVIDAMESDADCRDVVIQLAAVGKAIDRAGFAVVSTALRKCVNGETDADGEQSITVPELEKLFLTLA
- the purL gene encoding phosphoribosylformylglycinamidine synthase subunit PurL, yielding MTAASHTHIPDSVENAVATPEKEQPYGALGLKDDEYARIKEILGRRPTSGELAMYSVMWSEHCSYKSSKQYLRRFGQKVSDEMRERLMVGMGQNAGVVDVGEGWAVTFKAESHNHPSFIEPFQGAATGVGGIVRDIISMGARPVAVMDALRFGAIDHPDTPRVVHGVTAGISFYGNCLGLPNIGGETVFDSVYQANPLVNALAVGVLRHEDLKLANATGVGNKVVLFGARTGGDGIGGASILASDSFDDGGPTKRPAVQVGDPFAEKVLIECCLELYRDELVEAIQDLGAAGISCATSELAANGNSGMHVSLDNVLLRDPTLTAEEILMSESQERMMAIVAPEKLDAFMEVVNKWEVETSVLGEVTGDGRLVIDWQGERIVDVDPSTVAVDGPVYDRPVAYPTWIDALQADAAELLPRTNEPAELRTQFLKLLGSPNLADTSWITNQYDYYVGGNTALAFPDDAGMMRVDEESGLGFSIATDANGRYCQLDPYAGAQLALAEAYRNVAVTGAVPTAITDCLNFGSPENPEVMWQFGQTVDGLADGCYELGTPVTGGNVSFYNQTGDVPIHPTPLVGVMGIIDDVSRRIPSGWQDEGQNIYLLGTTSTELSGSAWADVIHNHLGGRPPAVDLAGEKRLAGLISAARDEWLISSAHDLSEGGLAQALAEGVMRFGVGARVWLTELMERDGVDAASALFSESTGRVIVTVPREDDVKFRGLCEGRGYPVLRIGVTDSEPALEVQDVFTVTAAELRETSQATLPAVFGPTVSEPVA